A window of Daucus carota subsp. sativus chromosome 2, DH1 v3.0, whole genome shotgun sequence genomic DNA:
ttgttttaacaTTAGAGTCTAGTGGGTTTTTACCGTCTCCCGATTCATCCGATCGAATGAAACAAACCATAAATAAATGCAAGAAATACTAGTAGCCTGATATAACGTAGTTATCTTATAGTTGAATGTTTATTGTCAGCTCAGCAGTTATAAATTACAGATATTGTTCGGATTTGGGAAGCTTTCTGAATTTTGAATGGTACCCGAGATATAACAGTTACTGCCAGGGTGCCAGTCTCAAATTGTAAGGTATAAGGTAAGGAGTGCTTATAATGAATGTTCCTATCAAAGATGGTTTTTCTGGGCACGTACATCGGAGATTTGCAAGTAGTATGAAAATAAGCACATCAAAGGACAAATGTATGTGATGAATGCGCCCACGCACGTACTTGGAAAATTTATCTAAACTTGGTCCCTCTCTGGCAAAGATTATTTTAACACttgtttttaagatttttaaaaaatataatttcataattcttTAACCCATTTCTTTTTTCACAACataaatttagtgtttgaaattgtaaatcaacatcattaattattattaatggcTGAAATTGAACCACTTAAtcaatctttgaaaaagaaaaaaaatcaatattaaaagaATTCCCTTTTTgtaactaaaagtctacaataATGAGATCTCTTATTCTTATatcttaaataatttgaaaaactaaaaatactAGTAGGGTagtataagaaaaaaaaaatatcattatccttttaaatataatttataattggctaaaaaaattaaaaaacaataagTATTACTTTcaataacaatatattaatattaaaagataTTTATTCATAGATgtataactttaaaaaaaagttatatctAGAAAGAAAAcgtattcaatttttaaataatatttaatctaattttaatacattattaattttttatatataaattataatgacattaaaaattaaattaaaaatattaaattttgaattatataattgctcatatctttttaagaaaaataaataaaacctattatataaataatgagtGCGAACCAAAATATTTGTTCataattttagttataaaatattttactccAAAACAAACACACCCATCATCAAATACGAATATAACTTTATTTAAATGTTCTACTCCGAAAATAATCACAAATGATTAACTTTTTTAACTTCGACATTGGTCTACTCCAAAACAAATGAGAAGAtacattataaataatattttgtccttacaaaatgaaaaatataatttaaaaataaacaaaaaacacattatctcgtatttatattagaaaatatttacaaataaattttaaaaatatatattatttatactaccgatttataatatataatagattattatttttttaattttaaaaaaataatcagttcgttaatatattttaatcaaattttgatttattaatattaaaacactAACAAAATGACTAACAAAATAATGCTATAAtctaaattacaaataataaatgCACCATACACACCCTCGTGCTTGTATCTGCGAGCTTGGGTATAAACTGCCAACTTAAATCAAGAATCAGAGTACCCCAAACAAGAAATACATTACACGATTTCGACAAGCATTTGTGTTAACTGTTAACTAGTAAAGCCGGAAGTACATATGGTAATCTGGATAGATGAGGAAGTGAAGGATACTGATCAGTGTTGAAATATATGATCAAGCATGCATGGCAAACTAGATAACATAGGGAATGCATATAAAACTCGCATATACAGTCATTTGATTTGTTCAAATATAGATCCAGTATTATGCAGTTCGGTCCGAAAAAACAGAGGGAAGACATTGTCCTTGagctaaacaaaacaaaaattgtaAAATGTCTTAGAAACTGTTCCACCTGAAAATTATATTAGCAAGAGAAATACATAAATGAAATTTTAAGGAATAAGACCTTTATACTAAGTAAGAGTAGAAAGTTTTTCATTCTGGCCTCCATGTATTTTGGCTGGTCTGCAATCCAACTTTATTGGTCATCATCGAGAAACATCAAATTCTCTTGGAAAAGATTTATGTGCAAAGGGCGAGCACCATCTGTATGATAACTGAAACCTTTATAAACATTGTGAATAACTCTTAAAGACCCTAAATCCGATGAATCCTCTACCATATCTGTCGCCTCGTCCTTCTCAAGATCATAGGACAAAAAGGCACATTCCTCGATATTTACTAGTACCATCTCATCCCTACCCCTGAAACCTATAGGCCACCATCTTCCATCGAACAATTTCACCTAGATTAAGAGTAATTTTCTTTGTCCAAACGTCGTTTATGTCTCCATCTTTCCTTAGTAGCCATATGTCAAGTATATATGTTGACTGGTTGAAGTAGAAAAGAGAAATCAGTTCACCACATTCTTGAACAAGCGTAACAGTATCATCGGTAGTATTTGTAGAATCTTGTGGCATCATAATTTCTCGGAATATCTCATTCTCCATGTCAAAACAAAGAATAAAGTTCATATAAAGGCCTCTAGTCACCACCCAATAAGCAAAGCCATTTAAAACTACTGAATCCGATAAGTTGTTAAATGAGAGTCCCGCAAATTTGTCTTTGCTTAAGGGCTTCCAAATATTTGTGCTCAGACTATAAACATAGGCCACACAAGCTAATCCATGCCGAGATTCTTCTCGCCTGGGTAAATAGTTCACAATTTTGACTACTTTGTAGTCATTGATCTTGTCCAAATATCCAAAAGCTAAACCTACATCAAAGACTCGGCTTGGATCCTCATAAGGTATGGGAGAAACCGgaagaattatatattttccaaTAACGGGGTTTCAAAGATAAATCTTGTGCACCTTGAAGCTGAACAGACATATTAGACCATTCGACGTCCCATATGTACATAAATCTGAGTAGTCGGGCATGTCTTTAGGAAATCGCAGGGGACAATATTCTTTACATTGTCTATCATCAAAACGTAAAGAGACACGAGGTGGATAAAAACCGTGAAAAAGAAGATACTTATTTTTATGGTTTCGATTTTGAGAGTAAAGGTTGATGAAGTAGGGAGTTTGTACAAGGTGATACCATAATTTCTGAACAGACCTAAACCGGAGAAGATATTTTACTGGCAGCCGTTTTAGAATTTCAAAAACTATTTCTTCAGAGAAAAAAGCAGCAGCCATTGTTGTTTGTTTTCAAGACAAaaattgtaatatttatatacaaattggtGTCAATAGTTGGAGTAGGAAACTGATGGCACACAGTTttttcattgaccgcatagctacatgacttatttttaaaattttatttttgcaaataaatatttaaatatgaaatttttatttacaaaagaaaaaataaaaaaataaatttcggaagtagacggtcaatgcacttaaagttacgtgcccaaagtcaacgggccatctaatttgggaggGAGGTAGTATATTCTTAGAATTCTAGGGGCTCAGGAGTTCCCGataaagttcaaaaaaaatccCAAATATGAGATGGATCCTGCATACTCTAACCCTCGGCTCTGTTTTTAATCTGTTTTTGTATCTAAAAAGGTAAACTACTGTAGATGAGAGTGTACAAGGAGGGTGATCACACACAACCtaaaatttaaagtaatatTCGTTTCAAATAAGgagaaaaaaagagagaattCAAAAGTGATGCTAAACTTGATTGGGAAGTCTTCTTTCAGCATTCTTTGTAATCTTGTTCTAGGACTAGGACATATGATGAttggatattttttttctttcaactaAGAACGAAGATGTGTCCAACAAGGagacaagaaaagaaattttTCAAGGCCGACATTAATTTATTGAATCGTCTTTTTCTTTTGCTTTATCGTTTAATTTATTAAGGCTTCAAGTCATCAATGCTTAAAGTTCTCTGTGAAGTTTCATGCCAGTTGGGCTTTGTTAGGCTCTGTACTGTCATCATTTGTATATATGATTTGTGGACATAATACTattaatcatgaaattaattaaaattatactaaTGAATATATGCTTCTAAAATCTAATGATATCATGAGTGACAGGTGAAAAATTGATCAAGCTTATACAATCTAAACACAGATTTCATTCCAATCTTTTATTTGAACTGCCATCAACATAAAAGTAGAATTGGAAGCTTGACGAGCATAAAAGTGAGTTCAAATTGAATCTATGATTTGTTTAGGTCCCTACCTGGTCAAAAGATCATCACTAATCACTGGGAATATAGTACTCGTGTTTTCTGCAAGCTTCATACGATGGCAGAAGCAATTGTGTT
This region includes:
- the LOC108207900 gene encoding LOW QUALITY PROTEIN: putative F-box protein At3g16210 (The sequence of the model RefSeq protein was modified relative to this genomic sequence to represent the inferred CDS: substituted 1 base at 1 genomic stop codon) gives rise to the protein MAAAFFSEEIVFEILKRLPVKYLLRFRSVQKLWYHLVQTPYFINLYSQNRNHKNKYLLFHGFYPPRVSLRFDDRQCKEYCPLRFPKDMPDYSDLCTYGTSNGLICLFSFKVHKIYLXNPVIGKYIILPVSPIPYEDPSRVFDVGLAFGYLDKINDYKVVKIVNYLPRREESRHGLACVAYVYSLSTNIWKPLSKDKFAGLSFNNLSDSVVLNGFAYWVVTRGLYMNFILCFDMENEIFREIMMPQDSTNTTDDTVTLVQECGELISLFYFNQSTYILDIWLLRKDGDINDVWTKKITLNLGEIVRWKMVAYRFQG